From Brucella pseudogrignonensis, a single genomic window includes:
- the puuE gene encoding allantoinase PuuE, translating to MSYPRNLVGYGRNTPDPRWPGGANIAVQFVVNYEEGGESCILDGDPASECLLSEIVGAQAWNGQRNLNMESIYEYGARSGFWRLWRAFTRRNMPVTVYGVTLAMERNPEAVSAMKEADWEIASHGLRWWEYKDVPEDVEREHIREAVRLHTEITGTRPLGIYQGKPSDNTLRLVMEEGGFLYSADSYADELPYWVKGPKGPHLIVPYTLDANDMRFATPQGFNSGDQFYSYLKDSFDVLYREGAEGAPKMMSIGLHCRLVGRPGRVAALERFLDYVQSHDKVWVAKRVDIARHWHEHHKPKQVDIMPSKASKADFVARYGGIFEHSPWIAERAYDMGLTELADSASGLHTVLVRAFRAASDDEKLGVLRAHPDLAGKLAAAKRLTPESTSEQASAGLDALTDVERQTFSELNDTYMQKFGFPFIIAVKGRNAQEILSAFKRRVANSKQAELETASEQVERIALLRLKDILPETLY from the coding sequence ATGAGCTATCCACGCAATCTGGTTGGCTATGGCCGCAACACTCCAGACCCACGCTGGCCGGGTGGAGCGAATATCGCCGTGCAGTTTGTCGTCAATTACGAAGAAGGCGGTGAAAGCTGCATCCTCGACGGCGATCCGGCGTCCGAATGCCTGCTTTCGGAAATCGTCGGCGCGCAGGCATGGAACGGCCAGCGCAACCTCAATATGGAATCCATCTATGAGTATGGTGCCCGCTCCGGTTTCTGGCGTCTGTGGCGCGCTTTCACGCGACGCAACATGCCGGTGACGGTCTATGGCGTAACGCTTGCCATGGAGCGCAATCCCGAAGCTGTCAGTGCGATGAAAGAGGCCGATTGGGAAATCGCCAGTCATGGCCTGCGCTGGTGGGAATATAAGGACGTTCCCGAAGACGTGGAACGCGAGCATATCCGCGAAGCCGTGCGTCTGCACACGGAGATCACCGGCACGCGCCCTCTGGGCATTTACCAGGGCAAGCCGTCGGACAATACGTTGAGGCTGGTCATGGAGGAAGGCGGCTTTCTCTATTCAGCCGATTCCTACGCTGACGAACTGCCTTACTGGGTAAAAGGACCAAAGGGTCCACATCTCATCGTACCCTATACGCTTGACGCCAATGATATGCGCTTTGCCACACCGCAGGGCTTTAACTCCGGCGATCAGTTCTACAGCTACCTCAAAGACAGCTTCGACGTGCTTTACCGCGAGGGCGCAGAAGGTGCGCCAAAGATGATGTCGATTGGGCTTCATTGCCGCCTCGTCGGGCGTCCGGGCCGTGTGGCAGCACTCGAACGCTTCCTTGATTATGTGCAGAGCCATGACAAGGTGTGGGTTGCCAAGCGCGTGGATATTGCGCGGCACTGGCACGAACATCACAAACCCAAGCAAGTCGATATTATGCCCTCCAAGGCCAGCAAGGCAGATTTCGTTGCCCGTTATGGCGGGATTTTCGAGCATTCGCCATGGATCGCCGAACGCGCCTATGACATGGGTCTGACGGAACTGGCGGATTCTGCATCCGGTCTTCACACGGTTCTGGTGCGTGCTTTCCGCGCTGCATCCGACGATGAAAAACTCGGCGTGCTGCGCGCCCATCCCGATCTTGCGGGAAAGCTTGCAGCGGCCAAACGGCTGACACCGGAATCGACGTCTGAGCAAGCCTCTGCCGGTCTTGATGCCTTGACGGATGTTGAGCGTCAGACGTTCAGCGAGCTCAATGACACTTATATGCAAAAATTTGGCTTCCCGTTCATCATCGCGGTGAAGGGCCGTAACGCCCAAGAGATTCTGAGCGCGTTCAAACGACGCGTTGCAAACAGCAAGCAGGCAGAGCTGGAAACAGCCTCCGAACAGGTCGAGCGCATCGCGCTCCTGCGGCTGAAAGATATTCTTCCTGAGACACTCTACTAG
- the nspC gene encoding carboxynorspermidine decarboxylase translates to MIQTPYYLIDKTKLKSNMEKVAYVREKSGAKALLALKCFATWSVFDLMSEYMDGTTSSSLNEVRLGHERFGGETHAYSVAYADHEIDEVVSHADKIIFNSISQFERFADKAAHIKRGLRLNPGISSSSFDLADPARPFSRLGEWDVAKVEKVMDRVTGFMIHNNCENSDFGLFDKMLTDIEEKFGSLLHRVEWVSLGGGIHFTGDDYPVDDFCARLKAFSETFGVQVYLEPGEASITKTTTLEVTVLDTLYNGKNLAVVDSSIEAHMLDLLIYREKAKMAPNNGEHSYMICGKSCLAGDIFGEFNFDKPLAIGDRLSFEDAAGYTMVKKNWFNGVKMPAIAVRELDGTVKIVREFDYADFEAALS, encoded by the coding sequence ATGATCCAGACGCCTTACTATCTGATCGACAAGACCAAGCTTAAAAGCAACATGGAAAAAGTTGCTTATGTGCGCGAGAAATCCGGCGCAAAAGCTCTGCTGGCGCTGAAATGCTTTGCCACATGGTCGGTGTTTGATCTGATGAGCGAATATATGGACGGCACCACCTCGTCCTCGCTCAATGAAGTGCGTCTTGGCCATGAGCGTTTTGGTGGCGAAACCCATGCCTATAGCGTGGCCTATGCGGATCATGAGATCGACGAAGTTGTCAGTCATGCCGATAAAATTATCTTTAATTCGATCAGCCAGTTTGAGCGCTTTGCCGATAAGGCTGCTCATATCAAGCGCGGCCTGCGTCTTAATCCGGGCATTTCGTCTTCGAGTTTTGATCTTGCCGATCCGGCGCGCCCTTTCAGCCGCCTTGGCGAATGGGATGTGGCGAAGGTCGAAAAGGTGATGGATCGTGTCACCGGTTTCATGATTCATAACAATTGCGAAAATTCCGATTTCGGTCTTTTCGACAAAATGCTGACTGATATTGAAGAAAAGTTCGGCTCGCTTCTTCATCGGGTTGAATGGGTGAGCCTTGGCGGCGGCATCCATTTCACCGGCGACGATTATCCGGTCGATGATTTTTGCGCGCGTCTGAAAGCGTTCTCGGAAACATTTGGCGTGCAGGTCTATCTGGAGCCGGGTGAAGCCTCGATCACCAAGACCACGACGCTGGAAGTAACGGTTCTCGATACGCTTTATAATGGCAAGAACCTTGCCGTCGTCGATAGCTCAATTGAAGCGCATATGCTTGATCTGCTGATCTACCGCGAAAAGGCGAAGATGGCGCCGAACAATGGCGAGCACAGCTATATGATCTGCGGTAAATCCTGCCTTGCGGGTGATATTTTTGGCGAATTCAATTTCGACAAGCCGTTGGCTATTGGCGACCGTCTCTCCTTTGAAGATGCGGCCGGTTATACCATGGTTAAAAAGAACTGGTTTAATGGCGTGAAAATGCCAGCCATTGCCGTGCGTGAACTCGACGGCACGGTCAAGATTGTCCGCGAATTTGATTATGCGGATTTTGAAGCGGCTCTTTCCTGA
- a CDS encoding MFS transporter: MQTENPAATVTAGATAGWGELFAGENAIRSLTLVGGVALHAINVFIATTILPTVVADIGGMDYYAWNTALFVTASILGSALVPKLLSQAAPRNAYLVAAIIFAIGTLACGFAPSMPAMLGGRVVQGLGGGMLLALSYAMIRIVFSERLWPRAIALVSGMWGVATLVGPAVGGIFAELGQWRAAFWSLVPVIAIFAVMAMIVLPKQISNTENKDRLAWPQLILLTMAVLIISAASISPSAFWNVAGVVIALAVLMLLVFVEHRSTKRILPKGTFSLSRLGALYLTMGFLGGSVTSSEVFVPLFFQVLHNQSPLIAGYLAALMGGSWTLGSIGSSGVTGKSVNRVILAAPIMGILGMITLAALVPPGSEGNWTSLLPICLAMIIVGFGVGMTWPHLLTRIFKRADAADQNLASASLTTVQLFTTAMGAALAGMVANLAGLSNPGGVAGTANAALWLFSGFAIMSGIALLSAIALVRSSR; encoded by the coding sequence ATGCAGACCGAAAATCCAGCCGCCACTGTAACAGCAGGGGCTACCGCAGGCTGGGGAGAATTGTTTGCGGGCGAAAACGCGATCCGTTCGCTGACGCTCGTGGGCGGCGTAGCACTCCACGCCATCAATGTTTTCATTGCCACAACCATATTGCCAACCGTGGTCGCCGATATTGGCGGCATGGATTATTACGCCTGGAACACGGCGCTGTTCGTGACCGCGTCTATTCTTGGCTCGGCGCTTGTGCCGAAACTTCTATCGCAAGCTGCACCGCGCAATGCTTATCTGGTGGCAGCGATTATCTTTGCCATTGGCACTCTCGCCTGTGGCTTTGCGCCTTCCATGCCTGCCATGCTCGGCGGTCGCGTCGTGCAGGGGCTTGGCGGCGGTATGTTGCTGGCGCTGTCTTATGCGATGATCCGCATCGTTTTCAGCGAAAGGCTGTGGCCACGTGCCATCGCGCTTGTTTCCGGCATGTGGGGCGTGGCAACACTGGTAGGCCCTGCCGTTGGCGGCATTTTCGCCGAACTCGGCCAATGGCGCGCCGCCTTCTGGTCGCTGGTGCCAGTGATTGCGATCTTCGCTGTGATGGCAATGATTGTTTTGCCCAAGCAGATCAGCAATACCGAAAACAAAGACCGGCTGGCATGGCCGCAGCTCATTTTGCTGACCATGGCGGTGCTGATCATCTCGGCTGCTAGTATCTCACCAAGTGCGTTCTGGAACGTGGCAGGCGTTGTCATCGCATTGGCTGTGCTGATGTTGCTTGTCTTCGTCGAACACCGATCCACAAAACGCATTCTGCCGAAAGGCACATTCAGCCTGAGCCGTCTTGGCGCACTTTATCTCACCATGGGATTTCTGGGTGGTTCGGTCACGAGCTCTGAAGTGTTCGTGCCGCTTTTCTTTCAGGTTCTGCATAACCAGTCACCGTTGATTGCTGGCTATCTTGCGGCACTGATGGGCGGAAGCTGGACGCTTGGCTCCATCGGCTCATCCGGTGTGACAGGCAAAAGCGTGAACCGCGTCATCCTCGCAGCGCCCATTATGGGCATTCTCGGCATGATCACGCTTGCGGCCCTCGTTCCTCCGGGCAGTGAGGGGAATTGGACCAGTCTGCTGCCGATTTGCCTTGCCATGATCATCGTGGGTTTTGGTGTCGGCATGACTTGGCCACATCTTCTCACCCGGATATTCAAACGCGCCGATGCGGCAGACCAGAATTTGGCCTCGGCATCGCTGACGACGGTGCAGCTGTTCACAACGGCCATGGGTGCAGCCCTTGCTGGCATGGTGGCCAATCTCGCAGGACTGAGCAATCCCGGCGGGGTTGCAGGCACCGCCAATGCAGCGCTCTGGCTGTTCAGTGGATTTGCCATCATGTCAGGCATTGCGCTGCTTTCGGCAATTGCACTGGTGCGCAGTTCACGCTGA
- a CDS encoding saccharopine dehydrogenase family protein, producing MKKNILIIGAGGVAQVVAHKCAQNSDILGDIHIASRTVEKCRKIIDSVHEKKSLKTEVKLEAHALNAMDIEATKALIEKTGVQIVINVGSAFLNMSVLRACIDTGVAYMDTAIHEDPKKICETPPWYGNYEWKHLKECEEKGITAILGIGFDPGVVNAYARLAADDYLDEVKSIDIVDINAGSHGRWFSTNFDPEINFREFTGTVYSWQGGQWQSNKMFEVGQTFDLPVVGPSKAYMTGHDEVHSLSKNYPNADVRFWMGFGDHYINVFTVLNNLGLLSEQPVKTAEGLEVVPLKVVKAVLPDPSSLAPDYTGKTCIGDFVKGTKDGKEKEVFIYNVADHKDAYNEVGSQGISYTAGVPPVAAAILIASGEWDVKKMVNVEELNPKPFLHILNQIGLPSRIKDEDGDRALDFA from the coding sequence ATGAAGAAGAACATTCTCATCATCGGCGCCGGGGGCGTGGCACAGGTTGTTGCACATAAATGTGCGCAAAACTCTGACATTTTGGGCGATATCCATATTGCGTCCCGCACGGTTGAGAAATGCCGCAAGATTATCGATAGCGTGCATGAAAAGAAGAGCCTCAAGACCGAGGTGAAACTGGAAGCGCATGCGCTGAACGCGATGGATATTGAAGCCACCAAGGCTTTGATTGAGAAGACCGGCGTTCAGATCGTCATCAATGTCGGCTCGGCCTTCCTCAATATGTCGGTCCTCCGCGCTTGTATCGATACGGGCGTGGCTTACATGGACACCGCCATCCATGAAGATCCAAAGAAGATTTGCGAAACCCCACCGTGGTACGGCAATTACGAATGGAAGCACCTCAAGGAATGTGAAGAGAAGGGCATCACTGCCATTCTTGGCATTGGCTTTGATCCGGGCGTGGTCAATGCCTATGCGCGTTTGGCGGCTGACGACTATCTCGATGAAGTCAAATCCATCGACATCGTTGACATCAATGCCGGTTCGCATGGCCGCTGGTTCTCGACCAATTTCGACCCGGAAATCAACTTCCGCGAATTCACCGGCACGGTCTATTCGTGGCAGGGTGGTCAGTGGCAGTCGAACAAGATGTTTGAAGTTGGCCAGACGTTCGATCTGCCAGTCGTCGGCCCAAGCAAGGCCTACATGACTGGCCATGATGAAGTGCATTCGCTGTCCAAGAACTACCCGAACGCCGATGTGCGTTTCTGGATGGGCTTTGGCGATCACTATATCAACGTCTTCACAGTGCTGAACAATCTGGGCCTTCTGTCCGAACAGCCGGTCAAGACCGCTGAAGGTCTGGAAGTCGTGCCGCTCAAGGTGGTCAAGGCTGTGCTGCCTGATCCATCGTCGCTGGCGCCGGATTACACTGGCAAGACCTGCATTGGCGATTTTGTTAAAGGTACCAAGGACGGTAAAGAGAAGGAAGTCTTCATCTATAACGTTGCCGACCACAAAGACGCCTATAACGAAGTGGGTAGCCAAGGCATTTCCTACACCGCTGGTGTGCCGCCCGTTGCAGCCGCAATCCTGATCGCTTCGGGCGAATGGGACGTGAAGAAGATGGTCAATGTGGAAGAGCTCAATCCAAAGCCTTTTCTCCACATCCTGAACCAGATCGGCTTGCCATCGCGCATCAAAGACGAAGACGGCGACCGCGCACTCGACTTCGCGTAA
- a CDS encoding bifunctional allantoicase/(S)-ureidoglycine aminohydrolase — MSRTYYAPTGGLPPQTQILTDRAMFTEAYAVIPKGTFSDIVTSFLPFWDKTRLWIIARPLSGFAETFSQYIMEVQPGGGSDRAELDDGAQGVLFVVEGEITVTLDGKDHVLTEGGYAYLPPKSGWTLRNNSGAVARFHWVRKAYEYVDGLDVPEPLFLNEKNIAPTPMPDTNGAWATTRFVDPNDLRHDMHVTVVTFEPGGVIPFAETHVMEHGLYVLEGKAVYRLNQDWVEVEAGDFMWLRAFCPQACYAGGPGKFRYLLYKDVNRHMKLSR; from the coding sequence ATGAGCCGTACTTATTACGCACCGACCGGTGGCCTGCCGCCACAGACGCAAATCCTGACTGATCGCGCAATGTTCACCGAAGCCTATGCGGTTATTCCAAAAGGCACGTTCAGCGATATTGTCACGAGCTTTCTGCCCTTCTGGGACAAGACGCGTCTATGGATCATTGCGCGCCCGCTGTCAGGTTTTGCCGAAACTTTCTCACAATATATCATGGAAGTGCAGCCGGGTGGCGGCAGTGATCGCGCGGAACTCGATGACGGCGCACAGGGCGTGCTGTTTGTTGTCGAAGGCGAAATCACCGTCACGCTTGACGGCAAAGACCATGTGCTGACCGAAGGCGGCTATGCCTATCTGCCGCCAAAAAGCGGCTGGACTTTGCGCAACAATTCAGGCGCGGTTGCGCGCTTCCATTGGGTGCGCAAGGCCTACGAATATGTCGACGGTCTTGATGTGCCGGAGCCGCTTTTCCTCAACGAAAAGAACATTGCCCCCACCCCAATGCCCGACACCAATGGTGCATGGGCGACGACGCGCTTTGTTGATCCGAACGATCTGCGCCACGACATGCATGTGACTGTTGTGACATTCGAACCGGGCGGCGTCATTCCCTTTGCCGAAACCCATGTGATGGAACACGGGCTTTATGTGCTGGAAGGCAAAGCCGTCTATCGTCTCAATCAGGATTGGGTGGAAGTGGAAGCAGGAGACTTTATGTGGCTGCGTGCCTTCTGCCCACAGGCTTGCTATGCCGGAGGTCCGGGCAAGTTCCGGTATCTGCTTTATAAGGATGTAAACCGCCACATGAAGTTGTCGCGATAA
- the catB gene encoding type B chloramphenicol O-acetyltransferase, whose protein sequence is MKNYFESPFKGITLDKQVTNPNIIVGRYSYYSGYYHGHSFDDCARFLLPDEGADKLIIGSFCSIGSGAAFIMAGNQGHRHDWISTFPFFFMSEVDIFEGSANGYAPAGDTIIGNDVWIGSEAIIMPGVKVGHGAIIGTRALVTRDVEPYAIVGGNPARTIRSRFDEASVDMLLEMQWWDWPDDKLKAAMPILTSGDVEALYRYWQQSA, encoded by the coding sequence ATGAAAAATTATTTCGAAAGCCCATTCAAGGGCATCACGCTCGACAAACAGGTCACAAATCCAAACATCATCGTTGGACGCTACAGCTATTATTCCGGTTATTATCACGGCCATAGCTTCGACGACTGCGCCCGGTTTCTTTTGCCCGATGAAGGGGCTGATAAGCTGATCATTGGCAGCTTCTGCTCAATCGGATCGGGTGCCGCGTTCATTATGGCAGGCAATCAAGGCCATCGTCACGACTGGATCAGCACCTTCCCGTTCTTCTTCATGTCGGAAGTAGATATTTTTGAAGGCAGCGCAAATGGTTACGCTCCCGCAGGCGATACGATTATCGGCAATGATGTCTGGATTGGTTCGGAAGCCATTATCATGCCCGGTGTCAAAGTGGGCCATGGCGCGATTATCGGCACCCGCGCTCTGGTGACGCGTGATGTCGAGCCCTATGCGATTGTTGGTGGCAACCCTGCCCGCACGATCCGCTCACGTTTCGACGAAGCAAGTGTCGACATGTTGCTGGAAATGCAGTGGTGGGACTGGCCTGACGATAAGCTGAAAGCCGCAATGCCCATACTGACAAGCGGCGATGTAGAAGCACTTTATCGCTACTGGCAGCAGTCAGCGTAA
- a CDS encoding invasion associated locus B family protein: MRKYGLIASAIGTLTLFSLPAFAATLPGGASTLQETYEDWTVSCQSTKDATLCAIRQDQNSAQTGQRVLTVELKNVSGGKVDGVILMPFGLDLSKGATLKIDEATGPNLTFSTCLPQGCLAPVSFDSKQVAALKAGTNLNVNATALSPSQPVAFKISLKGFGAALDRIITLTK, translated from the coding sequence ATGAGAAAATACGGTTTGATCGCTTCTGCAATCGGAACACTTACACTTTTCAGCTTGCCAGCCTTTGCTGCCACTCTTCCCGGAGGTGCAAGCACTTTACAAGAAACCTATGAAGACTGGACCGTTTCTTGTCAGTCAACAAAAGATGCAACTCTTTGTGCTATTCGACAGGATCAAAACAGCGCCCAAACAGGACAACGCGTTCTTACCGTAGAATTAAAAAACGTGTCAGGTGGCAAAGTCGATGGTGTTATTTTAATGCCATTCGGACTTGATCTTTCAAAAGGCGCGACACTTAAAATCGACGAAGCCACCGGTCCGAACCTAACATTTTCAACCTGTCTTCCTCAGGGGTGCCTCGCACCTGTTAGTTTCGACAGCAAGCAAGTCGCTGCTCTGAAAGCGGGAACCAATTTAAACGTCAATGCTACGGCCTTAAGCCCAAGTCAGCCAGTTGCATTTAAAATTTCGCTGAAAGGTTTTGGCGCGGCACTTGACCGTATTATTACGCTCACGAAATAA
- a CDS encoding MATE family efflux transporter — protein sequence MTNTVDAGFHEPHLNSVQRWSREMVVALKLGWPLILTNLSQAALTATDVIFIGRLGKDTLASALLATSFYHTLMIFSMGLVSAVMPMIAIALGKNRHSVRDVRRTVRQGMWSAIIISIPIWVVLWHCEEIFIFLGQQPDIAARSTDFMHTLQWALLPYLFYIVLRSFFAAMEKPMWTLLIAAAAIGFNALAGWTLIFGHFGFPRMELHGAGIATTLSSTMMFLGMAFITMRHRRFRRYRLFGRFWRADWPRLIELWRIGFPMALTFVFETSIFYAAVIMMGYIGPTAMAAHAVAIQVASLSFMVPLGFGQVATVRVGRAYGRGDPQAVAYAGWSAYALGVGFMAIMGLLMILIPRVFIGVFLNLKDPENFAVIELAVTFLALAALFQIVDGAQAVAAGMLRGLRDTRVPMYMALVGYWGVGLPLGAVLAFQFKLGGAGVWLGLAAGLAIVSVLMTMRWRRSLARLVITLKRPI from the coding sequence GTGACCAATACAGTTGATGCAGGCTTTCACGAGCCACATTTGAACAGCGTACAGCGCTGGAGCCGCGAAATGGTCGTGGCTCTGAAGCTCGGCTGGCCGCTGATCCTGACCAATCTCTCGCAGGCTGCACTCACAGCCACGGATGTGATCTTCATCGGACGCCTTGGCAAGGATACACTTGCTTCCGCACTGCTGGCGACGAGTTTCTATCACACGCTGATGATTTTCTCGATGGGGCTGGTCTCGGCAGTTATGCCCATGATCGCTATCGCACTCGGTAAAAATCGTCATTCGGTGCGCGATGTCCGTCGCACGGTGCGTCAGGGCATGTGGTCGGCGATTATCATTTCAATCCCGATCTGGGTCGTGCTGTGGCATTGCGAGGAAATATTCATTTTCCTCGGTCAGCAGCCCGATATCGCGGCGCGCTCCACCGATTTTATGCACACGTTGCAATGGGCGCTGTTGCCCTATCTTTTCTATATCGTGCTGCGGTCCTTCTTCGCGGCTATGGAAAAGCCGATGTGGACGCTGCTGATCGCTGCTGCTGCCATTGGCTTTAATGCGCTTGCTGGCTGGACCCTGATTTTCGGTCACTTCGGCTTTCCGCGTATGGAATTGCATGGCGCTGGTATCGCCACCACACTTTCCAGCACCATGATGTTCCTCGGCATGGCCTTTATCACCATGCGCCATCGCCGGTTCCGCCGCTATCGTCTGTTTGGTCGTTTCTGGCGGGCTGACTGGCCGCGCCTGATCGAACTCTGGCGCATCGGTTTTCCGATGGCACTGACCTTTGTGTTCGAGACTTCCATTTTCTATGCGGCTGTCATCATGATGGGCTATATCGGGCCGACTGCCATGGCCGCGCACGCCGTTGCTATTCAGGTGGCGTCACTCAGCTTCATGGTGCCGCTCGGCTTTGGGCAGGTGGCAACGGTTCGTGTCGGTCGTGCTTATGGACGCGGCGATCCGCAAGCCGTGGCCTATGCCGGTTGGAGCGCCTATGCGTTGGGCGTCGGCTTTATGGCGATCATGGGATTGCTGATGATTTTGATTCCACGCGTGTTTATCGGCGTGTTTCTTAATCTCAAAGACCCGGAAAACTTTGCCGTTATCGAACTTGCGGTCACATTCCTCGCGCTTGCTGCCCTGTTCCAGATTGTTGATGGCGCTCAGGCTGTTGCAGCAGGCATGTTGCGCGGTCTGCGTGACACGCGCGTGCCCATGTATATGGCACTGGTTGGATATTGGGGTGTCGGCCTGCCACTCGGTGCGGTGCTGGCATTCCAATTTAAGCTCGGCGGCGCGGGTGTCTGGCTTGGCCTGGCGGCGGGGCTTGCGATTGTATCGGTTCTCATGACGATGCGCTGGCGGCGGTCTTTAGCGCGTCTTGTTATTACGTTGAAGCGACCAATCTAG
- the uraH gene encoding hydroxyisourate hydrolase, with amino-acid sequence MGHEMSGQGRLTTHVLDTVSGKPAANLRIELRRIENRQAEILREIRTNADGRCDEPLLAGDALHKGSYELLFHVGEYFGKSDDVIPFLDVVPLRFGISDEKAHYHVPLLVSPFSYSTYRGS; translated from the coding sequence ATGGGTCACGAAATGAGCGGTCAGGGCCGATTAACGACGCATGTCCTTGATACGGTCAGTGGTAAACCAGCTGCAAATCTCCGTATTGAATTGCGCCGCATCGAGAATCGGCAGGCAGAAATCTTGCGCGAAATCCGCACCAATGCGGATGGTCGCTGCGATGAGCCGTTGCTTGCAGGTGATGCGCTGCATAAAGGCTCTTATGAGTTGCTTTTCCATGTCGGCGAATATTTCGGCAAAAGCGATGATGTGATCCCGTTTCTGGATGTGGTGCCATTGCGCTTTGGCATTTCTGACGAAAAGGCGCATTATCATGTGCCGCTGCTGGTTTCGCCATTTTCCTATTCAACCTATCGCGGGAGTTAA
- a CDS encoding ferredoxin--NADP reductase, with amino-acid sequence MSSNFYQETVLDVHHWTDRLFSFRTTRDQGLRFQSGQFIMIGLEVNGKPLLRAYSIASSIYDEQLEFFSIKVQDGPLTSRLQHLKEGDKLIVGKKPVGTLLYDNLIPGDNLWLLSTGTGLAPFLSIIRDLEAYERYKKIILVHGVREVNELAYADLITKELPEDEFLGEMVREKLIYYPTVTREDFRNKGRLTDLITSGKIFEDLGLPKFSEQDDRMMLCGSPEMLADMRVILEGLGLEEGSQSEAGHFVIEKAFVEK; translated from the coding sequence ATGAGCAGCAATTTTTATCAGGAAACCGTTCTTGACGTTCACCACTGGACCGACAGACTGTTTTCCTTCCGCACCACACGCGATCAGGGCCTGCGCTTCCAGAGCGGCCAGTTCATCATGATTGGTCTTGAAGTCAACGGCAAACCGCTGCTCCGCGCCTATTCAATTGCTTCGAGCATCTATGATGAACAGCTCGAATTTTTCTCAATCAAGGTGCAGGACGGTCCTTTGACTTCGCGTCTTCAGCACCTCAAAGAAGGCGACAAGCTGATCGTGGGTAAAAAGCCGGTCGGCACGCTGCTTTATGATAATCTCATTCCGGGCGATAATCTGTGGCTGCTTTCGACTGGCACCGGCCTTGCGCCGTTCCTGTCGATCATCCGCGATCTTGAAGCCTATGAGCGCTACAAGAAAATCATCCTTGTGCATGGCGTTCGCGAAGTGAACGAGCTGGCCTATGCCGATCTCATCACCAAGGAACTGCCAGAAGACGAGTTCCTTGGTGAGATGGTGCGCGAGAAGCTGATTTATTATCCAACCGTGACGCGTGAAGACTTCCGCAACAAGGGTCGCCTCACCGATCTCATCACCTCCGGCAAGATTTTTGAAGATCTGGGTCTGCCCAAATTCTCCGAACAGGACGACCGCATGATGCTTTGTGGTAGCCCGGAAATGCTGGCCGACATGCGCGTCATTCTGGAAGGCCTTGGCCTCGAAGAAGGCAGCCAGAGCGAAGCCGGTCACTTCGTCATCGAAAAGGCTTTCGTCGAAAAGTAA